From Alteromonas sp. BL110:
TAAAGTAGCTAGGCCGTGCACTTCAGGTAGGTTCACGGCTTTGCGCTACGCTAAGCGTACGTACGTTTTAGTTAGCTCACTTCTATTAACATGTAGCGCAGTGCGCTGGTGTGTTTTTCTTTAATCACTTGCCAGTGGGTAGGTAACGTAGGTGTTGTGAGCGTACTCTCATGCTCCAAGTAAACTACGCTACCGTTTTGCACTAAGTTATTTTCTGCAAGCGACGTTAGCGCAGGTGTTACTAAACCTTTGCCGAACGGCGGATCGACAAATACCACATCGTAAGGTGCCCGGCTAGTTTCTGAAGAGTTTAGCTCTTTCAGGTTTTGTAACGCATCACCTTGGTAAATGTTAGCTGACGCGACTTCATTTGCTTTGAGCAAAGAAAGGTTGCTCTTTAGCTGTGAAGCAGCCTGATTATCTAGTTCAATAAAATCGCAATGTGCCGCATAGCGCGATAATGCTTCTAATCCCAAACCACCAGAGCCCGCAAATACATCTAGGCAGCGTGCGTTATTAATATAAGGCATTAACCAGTTAAATAAGGTCTCTTTATTTCTGTCGGTAGTAGGCCTTAACCCTTCGGCGTTCAATACAGGTAGTTTTCTACCGCGCCACTGGCCACCAATAATACGTATTTGCCCTGTGCTATTTGCACGTTGGGTTCTACCATTTTTTGGTGAATAAGGTTTTTTTGCAGAAGATGGAGCCCGAGTAGGGCGAGAAACTCGCTTCATAGTGGCCGACAATGGTATCATGCGTTCATACATTAGGCGGCAAGTGTAGCCGAAATTGCTAAGAATTTATAAGGATTTGTCCTAACAATGTCGAAACTTTTTGGCTGGTTCAGTAAGAACAAGAAAGCAGAGAAACAAAAAGCCCAAGCGGAAGAAGAAGCTCGCGCAAAGGCAGAAGCTGAAGCACGGGCTAAAGCCCAAGCGGAAGAAGAAGCTCGTGCAAAGGCCGAAGCTGAAGCACAGGCTAAAGCGCAAGCCGAAGAAGAGGCTCGCGCAAAGGCGGAAGCCGAAGCACAGGCTAAAGCCCAAGCGGAAGAAGAAGCTCGTGCAAAGGCCGAATCTGAAGCACAGGCTAAAGCGCAAGCCGAAGAAGAAGCTCGCGCAAAGGCGGAAGCTGAAGCACGGGCTAAAGCCCAAGCGGAAGAAGAGGCTCGCGCAAAGGCGGAAGCCGAAGCACAGGCTAAAGCGCAGGCGGAAGAAGAAGCTCGCGCAAAGGCGGAAGCTGAAGCACGGGCTAAAGCCCAAGCGGAAGAAGAAGCTCGTGCAAAGGCCGAAGCTGAAGCACAGGCTAAAGCGCAAGCCGAAGAAGAGGCTCGCGCAAAGGCCGAAGCTGAAGCACAGGCTAAAGCGCAAGCCGAAGAAGAGGCTCGCGCAAAGGCGGAAGCCGAAGCACGGGCTAAAGCCCAAGCGGAAGAAGAAGCTCGTGCAAAGGCCGAAGCTGAAGCACAGGCTAAAGCGCAGGCGGAAGAAGAGGCTCGTTTAAAGGCCGAAGCCGAAGCACAGGCTAAAGCCCAAGCGGAAGAAGAGGCTCGTGCAAAGGCCGAAGCTGAAGCACAGGCTAAAGCGCAAGCCGAAGAAAAGCCGAAAGAGAAAAAGTCCCTATTTGCACGCTTAAAAGCCAGCCTATCTCGCACAAAAGAGAATTTAGGCAGCGGTATAGTTAGCCTATTTAAAGGTAAAACCATTGATGACGAGCTGTACGAAGACCTTGAAACACAGCTTTTAGTGGCCGACGTGGGTATGGATACCACACAAAAAATTATTGACCATTTGACTGATAGTGCGTCTCGTAAAGATCTTAAAGATGCGGAAGCTTTACTGGATATCATGAAGCAACAAATGTCGGGTATGCTGTCTGAAGTTAACCAGCCTCTTTCTGAAGTCATGAAAGCACATGATTCCAGTGAAGGTCCGTTCGTTATCTTGATGGTTGGTGTAAATGGTGTAGGTAAAACCACCACTATTGGTAAGCTGGCTAAGCAGTTCCAGCAAGAAGGCAAGAAAGTGATGCTTGCTGCCGGTGATACGTTTAGAGCTGCTGCCGTGGAACAGCTTCAAGTATGGGGCGAGCGCAACGACATCCCCGTTATCGCACAACATACTGGAGCTGACAGTGCATCGGTACTCTACGATGCGCTAGAAGCGGCTAAATCGCGCGGCACCGATATTCTTATTGCTGACACCGCAGGACGTTTGCAGAACAAGAACAACTTGATGGAAGAGCTAAAGAAAGTGGTTCGCGTTATGAAGAAGATCAACCCCAACGCGCCTCACGAAGTGATGCTTACATTAGACGCTGGTACTGGGCAAAACGCTATTAGCCAAGCTAAGTTGTTTAACGAAGCTGTGGGCTTAACTGGTATCACCCTTACCAAATTAGACGGTACAGCAAAAGGCGGAGTTATATTCTCTATTGCCGATAAGTTTAAAATTCCTATAAGGTATATAGGTGTTGGCGAAAGTATCGATGATTTACGCCAGTTCGACGGCCAAGAATTTATTGACGCGTTGTTTAGCGAAATGGACACACCTGGAAGCTAAAACCAGCAAAGCGGTAGGGAAAAATAATGATAAAGTTTGAGCAGGTAAGCAAAACCTATCCAGGCGGGCAGCGCGCGCTTAGTAAGGTTAATTTTCATATTGCCCCAGGTGAAATGGCCTTTTTAACAGGGCACTCGGGTGCAGGGAAAAGTACACTACTTAAACTTATCAGCCTAATGGAGCGCCCAACAGTAGGGCGCGTTCTTATTAATGGCCACGACCTTAACACCATTACCCGTCGAGATATTGCCTACATTCGCCGCGATATCGGTATGATCTTTCAAAGTCATCAGCTGTTAATGGATAAATCAGTTTTTGACAACGTCGCCTTGCCGTTAGTGATTGAAGGGTATACGCATAAAGAAATTCGCAAGCGTGTAGACGCCGCGCTTGAGATGGTGGGGCTTAGAGACAAAGCCCGTTGCTTACCCATTACGTTATCTGGAGGTGAGCAACAACGTGTGGGTATTGCGCGAGCAGTGGTAAATAAACCTCCCTTACTGTTAGCCGACGAGCCTACCGGTAACCTAGACCCTAAACTTTCAATGGAAATTATCCGCTTGTTCGAAGATTTCAATCAAGCGGGAGTATCGGTGCTGATTGCGACTCACGACTTAGGGCTAATCGCTCGTATGCGCTATCGCACGCTTACGCTTAAAAACGGGCAAATGATTACTGATGGTCTAACCGATGATATGGGTGGCACGGGTTCAAGCACCGGCGAAGGAGAGTGGTCGTGAGCATTTTATTTAAAGGTCGAACACAAGGCGCATCCTCATCAAAAGTAGGCATGGTGCAAACTGTTATCATGTTCTTTGTTAGCCATGTGCGACAAGCCTTGTCTAGCCTTGGTGAGCTTTGGCGACAGCCCTTAGCCTCGTTAATGACAATTGGCGTACTGGGTTTAAGTATAACGTTGCCAAGTACGCTTTATATCATGGTAAAAAACACAGAGAAAATTACCGCAGGCTGGGATCAAGCATCAGAAATATCCCTTTTTCTAAAGCCTAGTATCAATGCGGCAAGCTCACAACAGCTGGTCGCAAGACTGAATACATGGTCGGAAATAGGCAGTGTAGTTTACATTCCTGCCGATGACGCGCTTAAAGAGTTTCAGCACCTATCTGGGTTGGGCGATGCTATCGCATACTTGGAGAAAAACCCGCTACCGGATGTCGTACTGGTTACGCCTGGTGAAAAACACGCATCACCTACTGCTGCTAAAGCGCTTTTGGACAAGCTTCGTCAGCAGCGCGAGGTAGACATTGGCAAGCTTGATATCGAGTGGTTAGAACGTTTGTACGCGGTTATTGATATTGCAAGAGACTTAGTTACCTTAATTGGCCTGCTCTTGTTTATTGCTGTAGTGCTTATTATAGGTAACACTATCCGACTGAATATACTCAACAAATACGATGAAATTGTAGTAATGAAGCTGGTGGGAGCTACCGATGCGTTTATTCACCGTCCTTTTTTATACACAGGTTTTTGGTATGGCCTATTGGGCGGATTAATGGCGTGGTTTGCTGTAATTATTATTTTGTGGTGGATGGATAGCAGCATAACCACATTTGCTGCCATGTATCAGAAAGATTTTAATATTACTGGGTTGACTGGTTCAGCATTGCTAACCATGTTAGGGCTTTCAGTACTATTAGGCTTGCTTGGGTCCTTAATCTCAGTGCAACGTCACGTAAAAGAGATTGAACCCAAATAAACGTGGTGCAATGAAATCTCTAGCTATTACGCTTACTGGTCTTTGAAAGTCAGTCTAGCGTGAACGCTTAGTCACCCATGCTTAACTGCTAAGCAATCGCGCGCGGGTAGTGTGCGGAAATAGCACTTCGCACACCGTTGCCCCATGTGATTGCTTGGTTGTACAGCATGTGAAGTTGTTTTTGATCAATGTTCAGCAACTTTGCTTGCTTGATCACGTTCATCCAAAGTGCACTTTCGAAAGCGCGAACTAACGTCATATAGTTGTTCATTTCTAGGTTTTTACCCAGTAAGGCATCATTCACTTCGTCAGACAGCGGCAGTTGTTTCACAATGTCAGTCATAGACTGGTCGAGTAAACCTTCAAGTAACGAAAAAAGCCCAACTAAGAAAGATATAGGCGGGTTATTTTTAATGCCCCTGCGCTCGGCCAGTAAATCAAAAAATTTGGCGCGTACAAGTGACATATGTATGATTTCAAGGGGCTTTTCATCGCCTAAATTAGTTAAACTTAATAACGCGATAAATTTCTTAATCTCAACTTCACCCATGTAATTCAGAGCATGCTTCAACGACGTAATTTTGAAACGCTTATTAATAGTTGGGTTATTGATGAACTTAAGCAGCAAGAAACTAAGTGTTGCGTCACGTTCAATAATTTGGCTAATGCGCTCAACATCAAAGGTAGTGCTCGAGCTCTCTCCCATTAAATCTACAATATTCATTTTAGAGGCTGGGAGCTGCTTAAGAATGCGCGCTTCAGGCTGTGAGAAGAAATAGCCTTGGAAGAAATCGAAACCTAAGTCAACACAAGTAGAGAAGTTATCTTGAGTATCGACCTGCTCAGCCACAAGTTTCACGTTAGCATCATGATAGCGGGGGATGTGCTTTTCGATGGTTTCAAAGCGAGTCTTAGTGACATCTACTTTTACTATGTCGATAAGAGGGAAGACATCATGGGTTGCACCTACCATCATAGGGTCGTCAATTGCAAGCTTAAAGCCAAGCTGTTTGATGTGTTGACATGCTTCATACAGCCCGTTGGTGTTATCGGTAGGGTCTGCCAGTTCAACAACAACCGATTCAGGATTAAGCGATGTTGGAAAGCGCGAAATAATGGTATCGGATGAGAAAGTGATAAAGGATGTTTTCTCACCGCTTATATCGTCAAGTCCTAGTGGATGAAAGTGTTCAGAAATATACTTAGCTTTCTGATCGTTGTGTTCTGGGTATGCGCCAGATTTACCATCCCGAAACAACAGTTCATAGGCAAATACATTTTTGCTTTTGTCTAAAATAGGCTGACGGGCTATGAACGCGAACATAAACTAATCCTGAGGCAACATGGTTTGACGACTTTTTTATCGATATCAGATGGGCTTAGGAAATAATAAGCCTACACCCTAGTCTATGATATGTAG
This genomic window contains:
- the ftsY gene encoding signal recognition particle-docking protein FtsY — translated: MSKLFGWFSKNKKAEKQKAQAEEEARAKAEAEARAKAQAEEEARAKAEAEAQAKAQAEEEARAKAEAEAQAKAQAEEEARAKAESEAQAKAQAEEEARAKAEAEARAKAQAEEEARAKAEAEAQAKAQAEEEARAKAEAEARAKAQAEEEARAKAEAEAQAKAQAEEEARAKAEAEAQAKAQAEEEARAKAEAEARAKAQAEEEARAKAEAEAQAKAQAEEEARLKAEAEAQAKAQAEEEARAKAEAEAQAKAQAEEKPKEKKSLFARLKASLSRTKENLGSGIVSLFKGKTIDDELYEDLETQLLVADVGMDTTQKIIDHLTDSASRKDLKDAEALLDIMKQQMSGMLSEVNQPLSEVMKAHDSSEGPFVILMVGVNGVGKTTTIGKLAKQFQQEGKKVMLAAGDTFRAAAVEQLQVWGERNDIPVIAQHTGADSASVLYDALEAAKSRGTDILIADTAGRLQNKNNLMEELKKVVRVMKKINPNAPHEVMLTLDAGTGQNAISQAKLFNEAVGLTGITLTKLDGTAKGGVIFSIADKFKIPIRYIGVGESIDDLRQFDGQEFIDALFSEMDTPGS
- a CDS encoding EAL and HDOD domain-containing protein, which codes for MFAFIARQPILDKSKNVFAYELLFRDGKSGAYPEHNDQKAKYISEHFHPLGLDDISGEKTSFITFSSDTIISRFPTSLNPESVVVELADPTDNTNGLYEACQHIKQLGFKLAIDDPMMVGATHDVFPLIDIVKVDVTKTRFETIEKHIPRYHDANVKLVAEQVDTQDNFSTCVDLGFDFFQGYFFSQPEARILKQLPASKMNIVDLMGESSSTTFDVERISQIIERDATLSFLLLKFINNPTINKRFKITSLKHALNYMGEVEIKKFIALLSLTNLGDEKPLEIIHMSLVRAKFFDLLAERRGIKNNPPISFLVGLFSLLEGLLDQSMTDIVKQLPLSDEVNDALLGKNLEMNNYMTLVRAFESALWMNVIKQAKLLNIDQKQLHMLYNQAITWGNGVRSAISAHYPRAIA
- the ftsE gene encoding cell division ATP-binding protein FtsE, with the protein product MIKFEQVSKTYPGGQRALSKVNFHIAPGEMAFLTGHSGAGKSTLLKLISLMERPTVGRVLINGHDLNTITRRDIAYIRRDIGMIFQSHQLLMDKSVFDNVALPLVIEGYTHKEIRKRVDAALEMVGLRDKARCLPITLSGGEQQRVGIARAVVNKPPLLLADEPTGNLDPKLSMEIIRLFEDFNQAGVSVLIATHDLGLIARMRYRTLTLKNGQMITDGLTDDMGGTGSSTGEGEWS
- the ftsX gene encoding permease-like cell division protein FtsX, which produces MSILFKGRTQGASSSKVGMVQTVIMFFVSHVRQALSSLGELWRQPLASLMTIGVLGLSITLPSTLYIMVKNTEKITAGWDQASEISLFLKPSINAASSQQLVARLNTWSEIGSVVYIPADDALKEFQHLSGLGDAIAYLEKNPLPDVVLVTPGEKHASPTAAKALLDKLRQQREVDIGKLDIEWLERLYAVIDIARDLVTLIGLLLFIAVVLIIGNTIRLNILNKYDEIVVMKLVGATDAFIHRPFLYTGFWYGLLGGLMAWFAVIIILWWMDSSITTFAAMYQKDFNITGLTGSALLTMLGLSVLLGLLGSLISVQRHVKEIEPK
- the rsmD gene encoding 16S rRNA (guanine(966)-N(2))-methyltransferase RsmD encodes the protein MIPLSATMKRVSRPTRAPSSAKKPYSPKNGRTQRANSTGQIRIIGGQWRGRKLPVLNAEGLRPTTDRNKETLFNWLMPYINNARCLDVFAGSGGLGLEALSRYAAHCDFIELDNQAASQLKSNLSLLKANEVASANIYQGDALQNLKELNSSETSRAPYDVVFVDPPFGKGLVTPALTSLAENNLVQNGSVVYLEHESTLTTPTLPTHWQVIKEKHTSALRYMLIEVS